The following nucleotide sequence is from ANME-2 cluster archaeon.
TGTCTGCAAAATCGCGCAGTTTTGCTTCGTCCCTGATGGTGAATGGTGTCTGCCCTTTACCAGTGGCTTTCAGGGTCATTGCCACTTACTTGGCATGGTAGGTATATGCTGTTGTCCCCATTATGTTAAGGTGGAGGAAATTGCGCATTGCCATGCCGTCGGCATTGATCCCACATGCCCCACGGTCAGCTTTTTTGCTTATCCTGCACGGTCCGTTGCTGCACAGCCGGCAGCTTACACCACTGCTGCAAAAGCGGCAGCGAATCCCTTGTGCCTCAAAGCGGTCAAAAGTGTTCGTAACGCCGTCTGCATGCAATTTCTCATACATATTTCGTACTGATCCATGTGCACTGATATTTTCCATATAATTCACCACTCTTTAATTATTTCAAATTTGATATGAGCTTTTTCGAACATTATCATCATAACAATTATTATAATATCATCAATAATAACATAATTATGGTGACATAACATTCAACAGTGGGGCAGCTTCGGGTATTGATAAGTTAGGCGGGGGCTCCGCCATGGTTGTGGAAATCTATGACCGATGTAATATTTGAAAGTGCTGAGGTTCGCAGAGCATCCTTGTTTTTCTCTGCATTCCTTTGCACAATCTACAGTTAATATTGAAATGATTCCAGTCCCGTTAGTTGCTTCAATCTCTCGCCACCCGTCGTTATATCTGTGGCTGCGCCATCCCTGCACTTATGCTACCCCTTCTGTAAAGGTAGTTAATTAGCAAAAGAATAACAATAATGAAACCGTAAATAAAACAAAATAAAATATCGAATAACTATGGGGAAATTACAATGAATGAGCCGATAATTGTACTCAATTTCAAGACATATACCGAAGGAACGGGGAAAAATGCCGTTACTATTGCACAGGCATGCAGGGATGTATCAGACGAGACTGGCGCATATATCGCAGTAGCTCCCCAGCTCCCTGATATCCACAGGGTTGCATCAAGTGTGGACATACCCGTATTCTCCCAGCACCTTGATGGTGTGGGGTCGGGCAGTTTCACCGGGCACATCATGGCCGAAGCTGTGAACGAAGCAGGTGCTACCGGCACGCTCATTAACCATTCGGAAAGGCGCCTGAAACTGGCTGATATAGATGCATCCATAACGGCTGCTCGCAGAACAGGTCTTACCACCATTGTATGTACTAATAATATTGCCACCACCAGTGCAGCATCGGCATTAGGTCCGGATTATGTGGCAGTTGAACCTCCCGAACTCATAGGTTCGGGAATCCCTGTTTCCAAGGCCGACCCTGAAGTTGTATCAGGTTCGGTGAAAGCTGTAAAAAAAATCAATCCGGATGTAAAGGTACTCTGCGGTGCCGGTATCAGTAAGGGCGAGGACATGAAAGCCGCCCTGGAACTGGGCAGCGTGGGCGTGCTGCTGGCCTCAGGTGTGGTAAAATCCAGTGATCCTAAAAAGGCCCTGTTTGACCTGGTTAGCGGGATCTGATACCGGGCAGGGAAATAACATTTACAGTTAGTGGACTATCTTTGAGATATTAAGTTCAAGAATATCCTCTGCCCCTAATGCCTTGAGCTTTGGTATCAATATATTGATATCACCCTTATTTACCACGGTCTCCAGTGCATAGTAATCGGATTTGTAGAGCTGGCTCACGGTTGGGTTCTTCATGGCAGGAAGTGCTTCGATCACGGTATCCAGATTGTCCTTGTGCACATTAAGGACAATGAGCACTTTTCCCCTGGCCTCAATTACTGCCAGTAGCAGTGTCCTGATCTCTTCTATATCCTTTCGTTTTTCAGGATCATCCCAGCTCTTCTTGTTAGCGATCAGCTTGGTTGAGGATTCGGCTATTATATCCACTATCTTCAGGCCGTTCTTCCTTAAGGTAGAACCGGTCTCGGTCAGGTCCACCACCACATCCACAAGCTCCGGAACCTTTGCCTCTGTGGCACCATAAGAATAGAATATCTCAACCGGAACGCCCATTTTCTCAAAAAAAGCTTTGGTCATGTTGGGATATTCGGTGGATACCCTGCTGTTGGGTTTGATATCACTGGCACTCTTGATAGAATCATCTGTCTGGGGTACGGCGATCACGATCTTGACATTGCCTGCCCCTTGTTTACTATAAGGAAGGTCTGCAACCTCCACAACATCGCTTTGGGATTCTTTTACCCAGTCCAGTCCTGTTATCCCGATATCAAAATATCCCTGTTCTATATATTTTGGGATTTCCTGTGGGCGCAGCACCTTAACTTTACTTATCCTCGGGTCATTTATTTTTGGGTTGTATTCCCTGTCTGTTTTTTTTATAGGAAGGTCTGCCTGTTTGAACAGCAGTAATGTTTGCTCTTCCAGACTGCCTTTTGGTATAACTATATTGATCATAATAAATCCTCTGGTATGGAGGGTTACAATACTTATTAGTGGATATTTAAGTTTTTTGTCAAAATTAATGAAACAGGTTTCATGCACGTTTTTCATGTAAGTTGTACAATAGTCCCAACAACGATATTGGGGATGCCCCCTCACTTACTAAAATATTCCATCACTTCTATCATTTTACTGTAATCTACCTCTGTAGCGTAGCAACCGTCGTTTAATAGTGGAACACCATACGTCGTAATGTTCTTACGCTTTAAAGAGCGCATGACCTTGTTAAGTTCATAATTGCATGCTAAAAGAAGTGCACCATCAGCCGATTCCTTTTTGATGATATGTCTTACATACGAAGAACCTGCAACGATAAATAGGGTATAGTTATACCTTTTTGCATCTGTCTTTATCTTAGAGAATATGCACTTTCCGCACGAGATACACTCAATACCATACATTGTTGATGCCGCCGGACAATCAAGTGATCGCATGCAATGTGGGGCAAGCAGTAAACGGTGTTTAGTCTTTTTAAAACCGGACATGTGCGCCATGTTCTTCAGAGAAACCATCCATCGTTCCAATTTTTGGGTATCAGAATATTTCTGGAAGATAGCTTTTATCGGCAGATAGAAAAAATCAAGTATGTTTGCAAAAAAACCAGCAAGCCAGACATTCCTATTAAGACTGACACGGCTCACAAATAAAGCTAAAATGACCAGGGAAATGGACACAAACACAACTGCGATCAGTGCAATCCCTATTAGATCATACATCGTCACATATCTCCATCTTATGAATCACTTCCGCCACATCTACTCTTGTATCATAACATCCATCCCTTATCAGGCAAATGCCTTGAACAGGTACAAACTTTGATACTGCCTGCATTGACTCGGTCAGTTCAACATAACATGCTACTCCAAGACATGCGCCCGGGTCATAGGACTTCATGATCTTCCTGACAAAACTGTCGCCCGGCACAATAAACACTTTGAAATTATACTTATCTGCTGCTTCTACTATGCGTTTAATATCACACTTGCCACATTTTGTGCACTCATACCCCACTATAGGGTCACATCGCGCCCTGCATTCAGGATGCCTCATACACTGTGGCAGGATGACAGCACGTCTTACCTTTGTCTTTTTAAACTTATCAAGCATAACTGCATTCTTGACTTCGATCAATATCTCATCTACAATTTCTTCTTTAATGGAAAAAATCCTGCATATCCATTTTGCAGGCGAGTAAAATAGATAGAGCATAAATAAGATGTAATTCGGGAATATGATCTTGTGTTTCCTGATACTATAGGCACCAAATAATAACGCTATTCCTGTCACAAGTATAACTGCGATTACCAGAAATACGAATAGTTTGCCTAGTAGCTCATAGGAGATTAGCATGAGATGGAAACAGTTATGTCGGTATTTAACATTGTCGTGGGATTACAATCTAAAAAATAAACAGAAAGGTATTTGTTTAGCTCAGTCACAACTATCGACTGATAAGTTGCTCCAATTCCTCAAGTCCACTCCCAGCTTATGGTTTCCAGACTGTCAATAAAGATTTAATTGGTTTAGTTTGTACACGCCTTGTGTTTTGGTATAACCTGGTAATAGGAAATTATTGTATGTACGATCTGATAATTATAGGTGGAGGTCCTTGTGGGTCTGCCGCTGGTAGAATCGCAGGAAAAAAAGGTTTGAAGACCCTGTTAATTGAAAAAGAAATATTTCCAAGATATAAACCATGTGGGGGAGCTCTTTCCGAACATGCAATGTCATATCTTGATTTTGAGATTCCCGAGTCTATGATTGAAAGAGATATATTTGGTGCAAGGGCCCACTTCAAAGGTCAGGTTGTTGAACAGCATAAGGATAGTAGAATAGCAGTTCTAATAACCAGAAGTATTTTAGACAATTATCTGCTTGAAAAAGCCGGAGAAACCGGAATTGAAATTAAAATGGGAGAAAAGGTCCTTGAGTATCAGGAAAAAAATGATTGTGTAGAGGTTTTTACTGATAATGATACATATAAAGCAAAATTTATCATTATAGCAGAGGGTTCACAAGGTAAATTAAAATATCAAATTCGAAGAAAAGATCGAAATGATGAATATGCAATAGGTGTTGTTGCAGAAATTGAAGCCGATAATGAATCAATAGATAAATATATACATAATGTTATTGACCTTCACTTTGGACGGTTTAAACATGGTTACGGGTGGATATTTCCACATGATAAATATTATTCTGTCGGAATAGCTGGATTAGCAAAACACTTACCTCACCCGAAAAAGACAATGTTAGATTTCTTAAATGAAAATAATTTTAATAATAAGTATAAATTACATGGCCACATAATTCCAGCAGGAGGAATAAAACGAAAAATAACAAGTTCAAGAGTTATTTTAAGTGGGGATTCTGCTGGTTTTGTTGATTCTTTTATTGGAGAAGGTATTGCTTATGCAATAAGATCTGGCCAGATTGCAGTAGAAGTTATTTCTAAAATAATATTAGATGATGATGATTTAAAAACAATAAAAAATTATGAAATAATTTGTAGATCAGAATTTATTAACAACTTAAACTATTCATTAATATTTGTAAAATTAATAAATAGTTGCCCTTCAATATTCTTAAAAATATTAGTTAGCAATGAAGCAATTGAAAAATATCTTGAAGTTACAACAATGGAAATATCATATAAAAGTTACATTAAATGGTTAATTCCAAGAATACCAATGTTTCTTTTACGATCATAGGAATTACAGGGAATAAAATAGATCAATATTAGTAACTCATGAATTATGATAACCTATTTTATTGAGTAGCACAAAGTAGTAATCATTCTACCAGAACAAGGTTTAAAATAATTCCAGTAATGTAATGATTAACCATGATAATCTATTTATAGATTAACACCATATTAAAGGATGTGTGATAGATATGCCAGAAAATATCAATATAGTTTCAAAAGAAGCAGGTAAGATCCATTCAAGGATTGTCCAGGCAACGCCATATGAATTTACAATAGCCACGAGAGCTAAATGGGAGATGGTGATTGCCGATGAAGATATAACAATAGGTGCAGGCAGGTTTGAAAAGATCAAGGTCAAAAAGATCAATATCCAGAAAGATACACTGGCAATACCCTGTGCCTTCAATCACCATGCACTTGCATCTGTATTGAAATTAGGCGGCAAAGGTGGTGCATCGGCTCCTGTAGAACAGGACCGTGTTGTAGAATCAGCTTACATTATGGGTGTTGAGTCAGGTGATATCAGGCGTGGTGATCTGCTTGCTGTCATCAACATATTCCCGATAATGTTCACAAGGGATGCCACAAACCCAATTGAGATGCTTTAGGGGGGAATGCATATGGAAACATGTGTGATATGCCATCAACCCCAGGATACAAAGCATTTCCCTGACTACAATATCTGTACTACATGTCACGATCTGCTGGAAGACCTGATGAGTGAATATTTCCTCAGAACCATACAGAATAAAGGGAAGGATGTGTATAAAGGGTATCAAAAGTATCTTGAAAATAGTAGCCAGTACATTTCAGACTATAAGAAGATCCAGCGCAATTCCATGCAACAGTTTAAGCAAATTGATGATCGTTTGCGCTCTGAACTGCAATCAGGGGGACCAAAGCAACGGTATATTGAATTGATGCTGGATACACTGGAATGGTTGAAGTCAACACCGGAGTTCTATAATTACTATTTCAAGGAATACTATGTCTGCCCAACATGCGGTGCCTCGATATTTGACCATTTCCACAAACATGATGTGGGTGACTGGCTAATCATTTCATGTGAAAAATGTGACACTGTAATAAAGAAATTCTATTCGCCGAAATTGGTATAGGGCAGGGGGCTCACCCCTGTTTATTTTTATTTTATTGCACGGTGATTCACATCAGTGGCACATTAAGGAATCCCAGCAGAATAACGATTATCACACCTGGTATTCCTCCAACAGCACAGATCAATATTGATACCCAGTTGATATCCACTGAAAAACCCATGTTGAGCATTCCTAATAAAAAGTTTGAGATGAATAGTAGTATCAAACCTACAATGGAATTTACGACAAGGTATTTTACAACTTTAAAGAAATAGTATACGCCGATGAATGCGGCGATTGCGACCACAAGAATAGCCAAACCGGTTAATATTTCCAAAGGCATAATGTTCAATTCCTTATATTCGTTAACTGTATCAAGATTATATTATTTAATTCTTATCCTACAGGCCGTCCTAAAAACGACTTTCAAAGACACCTTAAAGTCCTAGAGTTTTTACCTCCCAACACCCGCTTCAACAGCACCTGCGCAAACCCGGTAACAGTAATTCTAACTCTATGAGCCGAATCCTCTATAAGCTAAATCTTCAATTAACCAATTCGGGCTTCCTTATCAGCAGTTATGCATTTCAGCCTATATAACTCAGGTCTTCCTCTTGACTCTTTTTTTCCTGGATATCTTTCAGGTACTTCTTAAATCCGTCGTCGAATTTCTTTGCTTCTTTCTCTATTCCGCTCAGGTCTATTTCAATTCCAAGCAACTCAGAAGCTTTTCTTAATCCTGCATAGCATGCTTTTATGTCCAATGTCTCGGGAAAAGAAGTCTCAGCCAATAGAGCGATTCCTTTTAATTCCATACGCTGTGCATATTCGATAACCAAGCCGTTAACTCCGCCTATTTGCATACTGGTATCAGCTATTTCTACAGACTGACTTTCTAAATAATCCAGAAGTTCCTGGGAAGTTGCAACCCCGAATACCATTGGCTCTTCAACAAATCGTTGTATATGTGTTGCTATCACTGTATAAATAATATCGACATCACAGAGCTTTGCAGTTTCAACAATTTTCTCAGCCAGCTCATTATCCTTTGCAATAGAACCGAACTGCATTTCACCTGCGAACAGAATCATATTTTGCTCCTTTGAATAGTAGAATTTGAACAGGCTTACATCTCTTTCCATTGGTACCACCAGGCCTTTTTCAAAAAAAACAAGGGAAGGCGAGAGATGCGGTACATATATATCTGCAAACATCTCAGGTTTCAGGAGTTCAATAAAAGAGGTAACAGTATTTTTGGCGACCATTCCCATTCCGGGAAGACCTACCAGCATTCTGGGCTTTTCCATTTCCAGTTTTTTGTGAAATCGTATTTCCATATTGTTCAGGTCCTTCTCGACTTATTAGATGTATTCTTAATTTGGGGTGTTATTCATGTTAGAGGTGTTCATCCATGTTAGGGTATTCATCCATGCTAGGGTGTTCATCCATGCTAGGGTGTTCATCCATGCTAGGGTGTTCATCCATGCTAGGGTGTTCATCCATGTTAGGGTGTTCATCCATGTTAGGGTATTCATCCATGCTAGGGTGTTCATCCATGCTAGGGTGTTCATCCATGCTAGGGTGTTCATCCATGCTAGGGTGTTCATCCATGTTAGGGTGTTCATTTAAGGTAAAAATATTCCTTTGTCAACGGGTCAATGGCAATTTTTTCGCCTTCAGGATTGCCATCGTAGCCTGGATATCCGTATTTTCCAGCCGTAGCATCGAGAACCACACATTTTTTGCCATCAATTTCATAGTAGGATATCTGCTGGTCTTCAAGTAGCTCATCCGGAGAGTAATAGAAATAAAACCTTATATCGAAGTCAACAATAGCTTCATTCTTATTCCTGTTCTCAAAGATCACACCGCCGTTTGTAGTTAAACCATTACACTTGTCGCTTGTCCATATAACTTCCGAGTTCTGGCATGAAGGATAGTGGTCATATGAAAGGCGGTCTACCATCAGTTCATAATCTGTCCTGGACGGGACCACGTACACATTCAATGGGTTGGATGAAGAGACATCATATTGTATATCCATGTACTCGATTGGCGGATTAAATTCTGAACCATCACCGCCATAATAATAGAGGTAACCGGGTTTTAAGGTAAAGGTTTGTTGTTTTTGCTCTAAAATATAGAGGTTACCGTTTTCCATAACTATATTCATATTCCCGGTTTGACCCAGGTCCTTTGAGTACTGTGCGAGAATGGGCTCCCCGATATATTCAAGTAAATTTTCTGTATCAACATCACATGCCAGACAGTATGCATGGTCGGGTGTGAGCACCAGGTATGTCTGTATCCCCAGGTTCTCTAACAGCGACATGAGTAGGATCGTCAGGTCTTCACAATCTCCTCCATGTATATCCAGGGTCTCATATGGAGTCTGTATGAATTCCTCTTTCCTTGGGTCACTGTAATAAGAAAAGTCATCGATCACAAATCTATAGAGCTTATTTATCTGGCATTCCATGTCACCTGAAGGGCATTCACTTACTACAGAAGAAGACTGTGCCCGCAGGGTCATATCTTCAAAAATAATCTCATTTATGTATGGTTCTGCCCTTCTGACAACAGGGTCACCCATAACGTTTGAAAGAGTTTCTTCTTCAATGCAGCCACTAATTATTAATGTGCAAATAATGAGAATAACCGCAAACCAGGTATTTTGTTTTTTCATACTATTAACATGTGAAGATGATGTATTCCTATTTATCTATAGTATCAGTTTGCTTTAACATTATATTTTATCTTCGCTTGGATCTCACTTAATTACTTCCCTTCTTAACAGAACATACGCCAGCCCCAGCCCGGCTATGCTGTACCCTAACAGCGGCATCCAATATTGGCAGTTGTTATCAGGAATCAGGTTTTCGATATGGTGTTTTAGTTCTCTAAGTCATTAGAGGTGGGAATTTTCACTAACCCACTATGCAAAAAATCACACTATTTCTCTTGAAAACCAAGTAGCTACGCTTCCTCTTCTATTCAAAGTGCCAATAATCCTTTTAAATGACATTTGCCTGAAGAATTTTACTACAACCAGTTTGATCATTGCTTCTACATCATACTTGAAATGCCAAGTTTTATCACTATAGAAATTGTTCATTATTTCAAAAAATGCAGGAAAAAAACATGGATAAAAGACCCACAGTTGATGAGTATTTTATGGAGATAGCTGCAGTGGTTGCCAAGCGCTCCACATGCCTGAGAAACCATGTAGGAGCCGTAATAGTACGGGATAAGCGCATACTTTCAACAGGATATAACGGTGCGCCAAGAAACCTTGAACACTGTCTTGATATCGGGTGCATGCGTGAGCAGCAGAATATTGCTTCCGGTACCAGGCATGAAATATGCAGGGCCGTACATGCCGAACAGAACGCCATCATCCAGTCAGCACTACACGGTGTAAGTATTGAAGATGCCACCCTCTACTGTACTCACCAGCCATGTATACTATGCGCAAAGATGATAATCAATTCAAAGGTAAAGAGGGTCGTATTCGCTAATAATTATCCTGACACTGAAGCACTCAGGTTCTTTGAAAGTGCAGGCGTGGAAGTAAGAAGTTTACAGTCAGAACCAAAATGATACAACAATAAATATGGAGATCACATGGACGATATTGATGCAAAATTATTGAAGATCGCACAAGACGGCATTTTGCTTGTTCCAGAGCCGTTCAATGAAGTCGCCGCACAACTGGGCATTTCTGTGGATGATGTGATACACAGGATAGATAACATGCAGCATGAAGGTGTTATCAGGCGCTTTGGCGCATCCATTGGGCACAGGGTGATAGGTATTACTGCAAACGCCATGTGTACCTGGAATGTACCCGATGATCGTGTAGAGGATGTAGGTGCCATTATGGCAGGATTTACAGAGGTTACCCACTGTTACCAGAGGCCCAGAAGACAGGGCTGGCCGTATAACCTGTTCACAATGGTACATGCGTATACGCAGGAAGAGTGCAAAAAAATAGCCAGGCAGATATCCCATGCCACAAGTATTGATGATTATAATATATTGTTCAGTGAAAAAGAATTCAAGAAAACCGGTGTAAGGCTTTGAATGATAACATACTCCGAGCCCCACACCTGTTGAATGATAACTCGCCCAGACTCCTACCCCTGTTAATAGATATGAATGACAGGAAAGTGGTGATATTCGGTGGCGGGCAGGTAGGTGAAAGAAAAGCCGCCCTGTTTTCCAGGTATGCACCCACCACTGTTATAAGCCGCAGTTTCACTCCTGCTATCCGGGAACTGGGACGACAGGGTGTCTGCCTGATCAATACCGGTGGAGAACTATCTGATGATGAGATCGCTCTGTATGTAAGGGATGCGTTTTTAGTAATACCCACAACAAGCGACCTGGATCTTAACAGGAAAATACGGGATATCGCTCACAATAACGGGTGCCTGGTAAATTCGGTTGACGGAGTGGAAGACCTTGTGGTGCCGTCCATTATCGAAAGGGGTGATATTATCCTTGCCATCTCCACCGGTGGTGCCAGTCCTGCCCTTTCCAGATATATGCGGCAAAAGATAGAACAGGTTATTGGGCCACAGTTCGAGGATATGGCCAGGCTTTTGGGAGAGATCAGGCCGGTATTGAAAAAAGAGGTAGGGTCCCAGGCGGACCGTTCCAGGATATTATGGGCCATACTGGAAGACAAGGATGTGTGGAAGGCACTGGCAGAGTCTTATGAACTGGCTTTTGATATTGCCTTAAAACATATAACTAATGAAGTTAATTAGTTGAACTTATAAATCAGAGCAACCAGGAGAGTTTGATGACAGAGATTTCCAGCATGCTTATCACCCATGTAAAAGCCGGTGTGGAAGACATCGAGAAGCTTCATGCGTGGCATGGCAGTGTGGATAAAATAGTTAAGATGTTGTATGCCGTTGAACAGGTGGAAGAGTGCTGTGTACTTATGACCTGTAACAGGGTGGAGATATATGTGGTCTCACCCAAGGGAAGCAAGGTTTTATTTCATTTTGCTAAAAAGATGAATGTACCTGAAAGGATCGTGGATTTCTATGACCATGAGGAATCCATGCGTCACTTGATGTGGGTAACATCCGGCCTGGAGTCAATGATCGTGGGAGAGGACCAGATACTGGGCCAGGTAAAGGATCTGTTCAATATTGCCAGGAGTTCAGGAACTACCGGAAAGATGATCGATACGGTCTTTGGCAAAGCTATACATGTGGGAAAACGGGTCCGCAATGAAACGGCCATCAATAAGGGTTCTGTTTCCATTGGTTCTGCTGCAGTGGAACTGGCAGAGGATGAGCTGGGGAGCCTTGAAGAAAAGTCCATTATGGTGATCGGTGCCGGTGAGATGGGGACGCTGGTTGCCAGAGCGCTGGCTAATAGGAACCTCCGTGCTATATATGTGGCCAACCGTACATATGAGAAGGCAGAAAAACTTGCAGATGAACTGGAAGGGACTGCCATTAAGTACGAGGAAATGGGGGATTATATCAAACAGTCCGATGTGGTTATCAGTGCCACTGCCGCACCTCATCTTGTAGTTACCAGGGACATGATCGAAAATGCCGTGTCAGAACGTAATGAGGATATCCTGCTTGTGGATATTGCAAATCCCAGGGATATTGAGGAGGCAACTGGTGAGGTCGGGGGTGTCAGGCTTTTCAATATTGATAGTTTGAAGAGTATCAGCGAAAGGAACCTTGCAAGGCGTAAGAGTGAGGTCCCGAAAGTGAAAACGATCATTGAAGAAGAACTGGAACTGCTAAAAAAGCAGTATAAACGCCAGAACGCTGACAGGGTCATATCAGACCTGTACAGTGCAATGGATAAGATCCGGTGCCATGA
It contains:
- the tpiA gene encoding triose-phosphate isomerase, whose translation is MNEPIIVLNFKTYTEGTGKNAVTIAQACRDVSDETGAYIAVAPQLPDIHRVASSVDIPVFSQHLDGVGSGSFTGHIMAEAVNEAGATGTLINHSERRLKLADIDASITAARRTGLTTIVCTNNIATTSAASALGPDYVAVEPPELIGSGIPVSKADPEVVSGSVKAVKKINPDVKVLCGAGISKGEDMKAALELGSVGVLLASGVVKSSDPKKALFDLVSGI
- a CDS encoding ATP phosphoribosyltransferase encodes the protein MINIVIPKGSLEEQTLLLFKQADLPIKKTDREYNPKINDPRISKVKVLRPQEIPKYIEQGYFDIGITGLDWVKESQSDVVEVADLPYSKQGAGNVKIVIAVPQTDDSIKSASDIKPNSRVSTEYPNMTKAFFEKMGVPVEIFYSYGATEAKVPELVDVVVDLTETGSTLRKNGLKIVDIIAESSTKLIANKKSWDDPEKRKDIEEIRTLLLAVIEARGKVLIVLNVHKDNLDTVIEALPAMKNPTVSQLYKSDYYALETVVNKGDINILIPKLKALGAEDILELNISKIVH
- a CDS encoding DUF116 domain-containing protein; the encoded protein is MYDLIGIALIAVVFVSISLVILALFVSRVSLNRNVWLAGFFANILDFFYLPIKAIFQKYSDTQKLERWMVSLKNMAHMSGFKKTKHRLLLAPHCMRSLDCPAASTMYGIECISCGKCIFSKIKTDAKRYNYTLFIVAGSSYVRHIIKKESADGALLLACNYELNKVMRSLKRKNITTYGVPLLNDGCYATEVDYSKMIEVMEYFSK
- a CDS encoding DUF116 domain-containing protein, which encodes MLISYELLGKLFVFLVIAVILVTGIALLFGAYSIRKHKIIFPNYILFMLYLFYSPAKWICRIFSIKEEIVDEILIEVKNAVMLDKFKKTKVRRAVILPQCMRHPECRARCDPIVGYECTKCGKCDIKRIVEAADKYNFKVFIVPGDSFVRKIMKSYDPGACLGVACYVELTESMQAVSKFVPVQGICLIRDGCYDTRVDVAEVIHKMEICDDV
- a CDS encoding geranylgeranyl reductase family protein, with translation MYDLIIIGGGPCGSAAGRIAGKKGLKTLLIEKEIFPRYKPCGGALSEHAMSYLDFEIPESMIERDIFGARAHFKGQVVEQHKDSRIAVLITRSILDNYLLEKAGETGIEIKMGEKVLEYQEKNDCVEVFTDNDTYKAKFIIIAEGSQGKLKYQIRRKDRNDEYAIGVVAEIEADNESIDKYIHNVIDLHFGRFKHGYGWIFPHDKYYSVGIAGLAKHLPHPKKTMLDFLNENNFNNKYKLHGHIIPAGGIKRKITSSRVILSGDSAGFVDSFIGEGIAYAIRSGQIAVEVISKIILDDDDLKTIKNYEIICRSEFINNLNYSLIFVKLINSCPSIFLKILVSNEAIEKYLEVTTMEISYKSYIKWLIPRIPMFLLRS
- a CDS encoding DUF22 domain-containing protein gives rise to the protein MPENINIVSKEAGKIHSRIVQATPYEFTIATRAKWEMVIADEDITIGAGRFEKIKVKKINIQKDTLAIPCAFNHHALASVLKLGGKGGASAPVEQDRVVESAYIMGVESGDIRRGDLLAVINIFPIMFTRDATNPIEML
- a CDS encoding cytidine deaminase is translated as MDKRPTVDEYFMEIAAVVAKRSTCLRNHVGAVIVRDKRILSTGYNGAPRNLEHCLDIGCMREQQNIASGTRHEICRAVHAEQNAIIQSALHGVSIEDATLYCTHQPCILCAKMIINSKVKRVVFANNYPDTEALRFFESAGVEVRSLQSEPK
- a CDS encoding Lrp/AsnC family transcriptional regulator produces the protein MDDIDAKLLKIAQDGILLVPEPFNEVAAQLGISVDDVIHRIDNMQHEGVIRRFGASIGHRVIGITANAMCTWNVPDDRVEDVGAIMAGFTEVTHCYQRPRRQGWPYNLFTMVHAYTQEECKKIARQISHATSIDDYNILFSEKEFKKTGVRL
- a CDS encoding bifunctional precorrin-2 dehydrogenase/sirohydrochlorin ferrochelatase, which encodes MNDNILRAPHLLNDNSPRLLPLLIDMNDRKVVIFGGGQVGERKAALFSRYAPTTVISRSFTPAIRELGRQGVCLINTGGELSDDEIALYVRDAFLVIPTTSDLDLNRKIRDIAHNNGCLVNSVDGVEDLVVPSIIERGDIILAISTGGASPALSRYMRQKIEQVIGPQFEDMARLLGEIRPVLKKEVGSQADRSRILWAILEDKDVWKALAESYELAFDIALKHITNEVN
- a CDS encoding glutamyl-tRNA reductase, giving the protein MTEISSMLITHVKAGVEDIEKLHAWHGSVDKIVKMLYAVEQVEECCVLMTCNRVEIYVVSPKGSKVLFHFAKKMNVPERIVDFYDHEESMRHLMWVTSGLESMIVGEDQILGQVKDLFNIARSSGTTGKMIDTVFGKAIHVGKRVRNETAINKGSVSIGSAAVELAEDELGSLEEKSIMVIGAGEMGTLVARALANRNLRAIYVANRTYEKAEKLADELEGTAIKYEEMGDYIKQSDVVISATAAPHLVVTRDMIENAVSERNEDILLVDIANPRDIEEATGEVGGVRLFNIDSLKSISERNLARRKSEVPKVKTIIEEELELLKKQYKRQNADRVISDLYSAMDKIRCHERDVAINKLKAKHTIGEMECEVLNDLTHAVAYKILAEPTKVLRRAAEQDDEEYLTTVKELFRLNGDKRSNNN